Proteins encoded within one genomic window of Papio anubis isolate 15944 chromosome X, Panubis1.0, whole genome shotgun sequence:
- the FOXR2 gene encoding forkhead box protein R2: MDLKLKDCEFWYSLHGQVPGLLDWDMGSELFLPCTTDQCPLAEQILAKHKVRVMKPPEMPQKRRPSPDEDGPHCEPNLWMWVDPNILCPLGSQEAPKPSEKEDLTSISPFPQPPLKDEESNCSEDKVVESLPSSSSEQSLLQKQDIYSPSEFELTEEEAEEQEDNSLLSPERKCFQSQKLRQINSQVKSWQRPPLNCSHLISLALRNSPHCGLSVQEIYSFTRQHFPFFWTAPDGWKSTIHYNLCFLDSFEKMPDSLKDEDNARPHSCLWKLTKEGHRRFWEGTRALASAQRERIQECMSQPALLTSLFHL; encoded by the coding sequence ATGGACTTAAAACTAAAAGATTGTGAATTTTGGTACAGTCTCCATGGCCAGGTCCCAGGGCTGCTGGACTGGGACATGGGGAGTGAGTTATTTCTGCCTTGTACCACAGACCAGTGCCCTTTAGCTGAGCAGATCCTTGCCAAACACAAAGTACGAGTAATGAAGCCCCCAGAGATGCCTCAGAAGAGGAGACCCAGTCCTGATGAAGATGGTCCTCACTGTGAACCCAATCTGTGGATGTGGGTGGACCCCAATATCTTGTGCCCCCTTGGCAGCCAGGAGGCCCCAAAGCCCAGTGAAAAAGAGGATCTGACAAGCATTTCTCCTTTCCCTCAGCCCCCATTAAAAGATGAAGAGTCTAACTGCTCAGAGGACAAAGTGGTAGAGTCTCTGCCATCTTCCTCCAGTGAGCAGTCTCTTTTACAGAAGCAGGATATCTATTCCCCCAGTGAGTTTGAGCTCACAgaagaggaggctgaggaacaagagGACAACTCCCTCCTGTCCCCTGAAAGGAAGTGCTTCCAGAGTCAGAAGCTACGGCAAATCAACAGCCAAGTGAAGTCCTGGCAACGGCCCCCTCTCAATTGTAGCCACCTTATTTCCCTAGCATTAAGAAACAGCCCCCACTGTGGCCTCAGTGTGCAGGAGATCTACAGTTTCACCCGACAGCATTTCCCCTTTTTCTGGACAGCTCCAGATGGCTGGAAGAGCACCATTCATtacaatctctgcttcctggacaGCTTTGAGAAGATGCCAGACAGCCTTAAGGATGAAGATAATGCAAGACCTCACTCTTGCCTTTGGAAGCTCACTAAGGAGGGGCACCGCCGCTTTTGGGAGGGGACTCGTGCCTTAGCCTCTGCTCAAAGGGAGAGAATCCAAGAGTGCATGAGTCAGCCAGCGTTGTTGACCTCTCTCTTTCATCTTTGA